In Cryptomeria japonica chromosome 10, Sugi_1.0, whole genome shotgun sequence, a genomic segment contains:
- the LOC131030908 gene encoding BAG family molecular chaperone regulator 6 — translation MDNPLFGGCWGRVPERRSYQRPHYYYPNPCAATSYATPVKSESAPKVKPKNVVTIPVNFVNSETTKPKKVPAMDENAAAVKIQAAFRGFCVRKPRPLNKLRVIMKTKAEVAEIRRRVNDEHVVELIRRDEKERLKITEGIMSLLLRLDEIQGVIPFVRESRKAVIRELVNLQETVDNILAAKSRQDAAIEVSVTSEAAVEECPTVEENGTAGCLEENPNEEFKSKELPGGAVEVSVSNEKAESLPSQMQDLQIEGAPEEDNNNNVGVENFEQGSSEAGQIVSGTEEYTMVDVVDKDSGNLKRNREESPVLEADASPTIPCTEEGVMGLNSRDDENPSKSLDLEVDASPSIPCTDEGVIGNSRDDENSSESLDSLKVQTIQSDEKLETADFMDCEEAGDKLPEKVKPIEDISMVREENEILKRTVSDLLKKSEKQSEIIHDLSLRISQLEEQVSQCNKKKKVGDGKKKSGTSTEDRSAQANNRRRKSDRHSSNCFMEDWF, via the exons ATGGATAATCCTTTGTTTGGGGGGTGTTGGGGTCGAGTCCCCGAAAGGCGATCTTATCAAAGGCCACATTACTATTATCCAAATCCTTGCGCTGCAACTTCGTACGCCACTCCAGTAAAATCGGAGAGCGCACCCAAGGTTAAGCCTAAGAATGTCGTCACAATTCCAGTCAATTTTGTCAATTCTGAGACGACTAAACCTAAAAAGGTGCCCGCCATGGACGAGAATGCTGCGGCTGTGAAAATTCAGGCGGCTTTTCGAGGGTTTTGTGTGAGGAAGCCAAGGCCTTTGAACAAATTGAGGGTTATAATGAAAACCAAGGCAGAGGTTGCAGAAATTCGGAGGCGTGTGAATGACGAACATGTCGTGGAGTTGATTAGACGAGATGAGAAGGAAAGGCTGAAAATTACGGAGGGGATCATGTCTCTACTGCTCAGGCTCGACGAAATTCAG GGAGTGATTCCTTTTGTGCGGGAATCAAGAAAGGCTGTGATTCGTGAGCTGGTTAACTTGCAAGAGACTGTAGATAACATACTTGCGGCCAAATCCAGGCAAGATGCTGCTATAGAAGTTTCAGTAACTTCTGAGGCGGCAGTGGAGGAGTGCCCTACTGTTGAGGAAAATGGTACTGCAGGATGCTTGGAGGAGAATCCCAACGAGGAATTCAAGAGCAAGGAGTTGCCAGGGGGAGCAGTTGAGGTCTCTGTGAGTAATGAAAAAGCAGAGTCTCTGCCTTCTCAAATGCAAGATTTGCAAATTGAGGGTGCCCCTGAAGAAGACAATAATAATAACGTTGGAGTAGAAAATTTTGAACAGGGCTCTTCTGAAGCTGGACAAATTGTGTCTGGAACTGAGGAATACACAATGGTTGATGTTGTCGATAAAGATTCAGGGAATTTGAAAAGAAACAGAGAGGAAAGCCCGGTGTTGGAGGCTGATGCATCACCTACAATCCCTTGCACAGAGGAAGGTGTAATGGGACTGAATTCAAGGGATGATGAAAATCCTTCTAAATCTCTGGATTTGGAGGTTGATGCATCACCGTCGATCCCTTgcacagatgaaggtgttataggaAATTCAAGGGATGATGAAAATTCTTCTGAATCTCTGGACTCGTTGAAGGTGCAAACAATCCAGTCTGATGAGAAGCTAGAAACTGCAGATTTCATGGACTGTGAAGAAGCAGGGGATAAGTTGCCAGAGAAAGTAAAGCCCATTGAAGATATTAGCATGGTAAGAGAAGAGAATGAGATATTAAAGAGGACTGTATCTGAtctgttgaagaaaagtgagaaacaGAGTGAGATTATTCATGATCTGAGTCTGCGGATTTCACAGTTGGAAGAGCAAGTATCTCAGTGCAACAAAAAGAAAAAAGTTGGGGATGGAAAGAAGAAAAGCGGTACATCTACAGAGGACAGAAGTGCACAGGCAAACAACAGGAGGCGAAAATCTGACAGACATTCAAGCAACTGCTTTATGGAGGATTGGTTTTGA